A window of the Myxococcales bacterium genome harbors these coding sequences:
- a CDS encoding glycosyltransferase family 2 protein, protein MRTPLVTIAMPAFNEEHYIEACIRSVQAQDYPGDRIEILIADGRSTDRTREILAELAIDDPRIKVIDNPDRLQAAGLNQLIRAARGEIVVRMDVHCEYTPSYVRTCVEQLEATGADNVGGAQRAKAKTAFQRALCAALASPVGVGGARYRDATAEGFVDTVFLGAFRKRIFERIGLYDPKAITNEDAELNQRLLASGGKIYLSPAIEVHYYPRDSFATLAKQYWKYGRGRARTLLKLGRFPTLRPLIPFGMVLGASALIVLPPLWPIAPAAFAAYALLTGAEAVRVAAPLGPVAVATAWAIFPVLHASHGAGFASGLLRYLRDPDWGPVETLDARPALRAV, encoded by the coding sequence ATGCGTACTCCGCTGGTGACGATCGCCATGCCGGCCTTCAACGAGGAGCACTACATCGAGGCGTGCATCCGCTCGGTCCAGGCCCAGGACTACCCGGGCGATCGCATCGAGATCCTGATCGCCGACGGCCGCTCGACCGACCGCACCCGCGAGATCCTGGCCGAGCTGGCGATCGACGACCCCCGCATCAAGGTGATCGACAACCCCGATCGCCTGCAGGCCGCCGGCCTCAACCAGCTCATCCGCGCCGCGCGCGGCGAGATCGTCGTGCGCATGGACGTCCACTGCGAGTACACGCCCAGCTACGTGCGGACGTGCGTCGAGCAGCTCGAGGCGACCGGCGCCGACAACGTCGGCGGCGCCCAGCGGGCCAAGGCCAAGACCGCGTTCCAGCGGGCGCTGTGCGCGGCGCTGGCGTCCCCGGTCGGCGTCGGCGGCGCCCGGTACCGCGACGCCACCGCCGAGGGCTTCGTCGACACCGTGTTCCTGGGCGCCTTCCGCAAGCGCATCTTCGAGCGCATCGGCCTCTACGATCCCAAGGCGATCACCAACGAGGACGCCGAGCTCAACCAGCGCCTGCTCGCGAGCGGCGGCAAGATCTACCTGTCGCCGGCGATCGAGGTCCACTACTACCCGCGCGACTCGTTCGCGACCCTGGCCAAGCAGTACTGGAAGTACGGGCGCGGCCGGGCCCGGACGCTGCTCAAGCTCGGCCGGTTCCCGACGCTGCGCCCGCTGATCCCGTTCGGCATGGTGCTCGGGGCCAGCGCGCTGATCGTGCTGCCGCCGCTGTGGCCGATCGCGCCGGCCGCGTTCGCCGCGTACGCGCTGCTGACCGGCGCCGAGGCGGTCCGGGTCGCCGCGCCGCTGGGGCCGGTCGCGGTCGCGACCGCCTGGGCCATCTTCCCGGTGCTCCACGCGTCGCACGGCGCCGGCTTCGCGTCGGGCCTGCTGCGCTACCTGCGCGACCCCGACTGGGGCCCGGTCGAGACCCTGGACGCGCGCCCAGCGCTGCGCGCGGTCTGA
- a CDS encoding zf-HC2 domain-containing protein translates to MTCRDLTASVVAYLDGDLDDDRASACRGHLRVCAACRDLADQHARLRDALVELPPPEPPPALWAQINARLGAAEIADSERGPVARAWTRLRGWARPVLWPATMIASAGAIALVVGQLRHGGDATRPLALTAPVTELAPPAPPVHLALRDALDEHADLERDAEARFRKVAAELLAMARTEVASWPAARARHFAHEVERRERAVLTSDPGLGRDRAWHELTAYLERVALGEQVAMGGAR, encoded by the coding sequence ATGACCTGTCGCGACCTCACCGCCTCGGTGGTCGCCTACCTCGACGGCGATCTCGACGACGATCGCGCGAGCGCCTGTCGCGGGCACCTGCGGGTGTGCGCGGCGTGCCGCGACCTCGCCGATCAGCACGCGCGCCTGCGCGACGCCCTGGTCGAGCTGCCGCCGCCGGAGCCGCCGCCGGCGCTGTGGGCCCAGATCAACGCCCGGCTCGGCGCCGCCGAGATCGCCGACAGCGAGCGCGGCCCGGTCGCGCGCGCCTGGACGCGCCTGCGCGGCTGGGCCCGCCCGGTGCTGTGGCCAGCGACGATGATCGCCTCGGCCGGCGCGATCGCGCTGGTGGTCGGGCAGCTCCGCCACGGCGGCGACGCGACCCGTCCGCTGGCGCTGACCGCGCCGGTCACCGAGCTCGCCCCGCCGGCGCCGCCGGTGCACCTGGCGCTGCGCGACGCGCTCGACGAGCACGCCGACCTCGAGCGCGACGCCGAGGCCCGCTTCCGCAAGGTCGCCGCCGAGCTGCTGGCGATGGCGCGGACCGAGGTCGCGAGCTGGCCAGCCGCCCGGGCCCGGCACTTCGCCCACGAGGTCGAGCGGCGCGAGCGCGCGGTCTTGACGTCGGATCCTGGCCTCGGCCGCGATCGCGCGTGGCACGAGCTGACCGCGTACCTCGAGCGCGTCGCGCTGGGCGAGCAGGTCGCCATGGGGGGCGCACGATGA
- a CDS encoding sigma-70 family RNA polymerase sigma factor has product MDDATLIAACRRGEARAMETLYHQYKRRVFGLCHRIVGPVDVEEVAQEVFVRVFRGLGGFRGDAQLGTWVYRLAVNCALTHAAKQKRRHEVGDDQLESMAAPPTALRDPRLSRRVEAAMALLPAGYRAILVLHDIEGLSHEECAAIMDCRIGTSKSQLHKARAKMRELLGPALAAERLPGDGA; this is encoded by the coding sequence ATGGACGACGCAACGCTGATCGCTGCCTGTCGCCGCGGCGAGGCCCGCGCGATGGAGACCCTGTACCACCAGTACAAGCGCCGGGTGTTCGGCCTGTGCCACCGCATCGTCGGCCCGGTCGACGTCGAGGAGGTCGCGCAGGAGGTCTTCGTCCGGGTGTTCCGCGGCCTCGGCGGGTTCCGCGGCGACGCCCAGCTCGGCACCTGGGTCTACCGGCTCGCGGTCAACTGCGCGCTGACCCACGCCGCCAAGCAGAAGCGCCGGCACGAGGTCGGCGACGATCAGCTCGAGAGCATGGCCGCGCCGCCGACCGCGCTGCGCGACCCGCGGCTGTCGCGCCGGGTCGAGGCGGCGATGGCGCTCCTGCCCGCCGGCTACCGCGCGATCCTGGTCCTGCACGACATCGAGGGCCTGTCCCACGAGGAGTGCGCGGCGATCATGGACTGCCGGATCGGCACGTCCAAGTCGCAGCTGCACAAGGCCCGCGCCAAGATGCGCGAGCTCCTGGGCCCGGCCCTGGCCGCCGAGCGGCTGCCCGGGGACGGCGCATGA
- a CDS encoding sulfatase: MIDTLRVDRLGASGYQRNGASLTPNIDKFLTQAVWFKRTYAQANNTPRSMPSFMTSRYPSLVKVDQMHAKYPRVDDANVMLFEQLAAAGFETRGHASHFYFRPERNFTQGFTTFDNDGALDIGPSNKDVASPRIVPRAVASLAELGKSHQRFAMFVHLFEPHSSFVEHPGYPPVTTSGTKAHAERYDYEIAFVDGWVGQLLDGLTAAGLDDDTVVVVMSDHGEAFGEHNFGGQSMFHGTNLYDEQLRVPFAFRVPGAPARAVDDVVQLIDLAPTVVDLAGAAPDPSWLGRSLAPAIRGEALPPRPAFAELLAYPGWEQDLKMAVAGDGAWKIINVISQRRTELYELATDPGERRDRWGDASAAAAKDQMQQLLLDWVEVTLAQ; encoded by the coding sequence ATGATCGACACGCTCCGGGTCGATCGGCTCGGCGCCAGCGGCTACCAGCGCAACGGCGCGTCGCTGACGCCCAACATCGACAAGTTCCTGACCCAGGCGGTGTGGTTCAAGCGCACCTACGCCCAGGCCAACAACACGCCGCGGTCGATGCCGAGCTTCATGACCTCGCGCTACCCGTCGCTGGTCAAGGTCGACCAGATGCACGCCAAGTACCCGCGGGTCGACGACGCCAACGTCATGCTGTTCGAGCAGCTGGCCGCCGCCGGCTTCGAGACCCGGGGCCACGCGTCGCACTTCTACTTCCGGCCCGAGCGGAACTTCACCCAGGGCTTCACCACCTTCGACAACGACGGCGCGCTCGACATCGGCCCGTCGAACAAGGACGTCGCGTCGCCGCGGATCGTGCCGCGGGCGGTGGCGTCCCTGGCCGAGCTCGGCAAGTCGCACCAGCGGTTCGCGATGTTCGTGCACCTGTTCGAGCCGCACTCGAGCTTCGTCGAGCACCCGGGCTACCCGCCGGTGACCACGTCGGGGACCAAGGCCCACGCCGAGCGCTACGACTACGAGATCGCGTTCGTCGACGGCTGGGTCGGCCAGCTCCTCGACGGCCTGACCGCGGCCGGCCTCGACGACGACACCGTCGTCGTCGTCATGAGCGATCACGGCGAGGCGTTCGGCGAGCACAATTTCGGCGGCCAGAGCATGTTCCACGGCACCAACCTGTACGACGAGCAGCTGCGGGTGCCGTTCGCGTTCCGGGTGCCGGGCGCGCCGGCGCGCGCGGTCGACGACGTCGTCCAGCTGATCGATCTCGCGCCGACCGTCGTCGACCTGGCCGGCGCCGCGCCCGACCCGAGCTGGCTGGGCCGCAGCCTGGCGCCGGCGATCCGGGGTGAGGCGCTGCCGCCCCGGCCGGCGTTCGCGGAGCTCCTGGCCTACCCGGGCTGGGAGCAAGATCTGAAGATGGCGGTCGCGGGCGACGGCGCGTGGAAGATCATCAACGTCATCTCGCAGCGGCGGACGGAGCTCTACGAGCTGGCGACCGACCCCGGCGAGCGGCGCGACCGCTGGGGCGACGCCAGCGCGGCCGCGGCCAAGGACCAGATGCAGCAGCTCTTGCTCGACTGGGTCGAAGTCACGCTCGCGCAGTGA
- a CDS encoding DUF4097 family beta strand repeat protein → MTRALLVLALIAAPLGAHADDGTDGDGDGAVVERATLEVVPTTRAIGAIAIDNPYGDVRIEGYDGTSVVIDSVKHAPDPSALGRLRVVAVQGPDGAVRLTTEVIARKDRPAVALATIRVDLRVRVPRAVKVAGRVSTGRLSVENVDAGADLDSSTGPIVVRNVAGVVFARSLAGSQRFEEVFGTLDSHAVDGDVAFDGVRGAALTAQVYDGDIDGRRVASRQVRMSTITGAIDLEAEAQAGGALTVTSLRGSVDVRVRGQVGLAVRARAGGRLSMTGGTPSAAPPTTADRWVEAQYGRRRGRAAVKVESRFGDVSFSLLQQ, encoded by the coding sequence ATGACCCGCGCGCTGCTGGTGCTGGCGCTGATCGCCGCGCCGCTGGGCGCCCACGCCGACGACGGCACCGACGGCGACGGCGACGGCGCGGTGGTCGAGCGCGCCACGCTCGAGGTCGTGCCGACGACCCGCGCGATCGGCGCGATCGCGATCGACAACCCCTACGGCGACGTCCGCATCGAGGGCTACGACGGCACCTCGGTCGTGATCGACTCGGTCAAGCACGCGCCCGATCCGAGCGCGCTCGGGCGCCTGCGGGTCGTGGCGGTGCAGGGCCCCGACGGCGCGGTCCGCCTGACCACCGAGGTGATCGCGCGCAAGGATCGGCCGGCGGTCGCGCTGGCCACGATCCGGGTCGATCTGCGGGTCCGGGTGCCGCGCGCCGTCAAGGTCGCGGGCCGGGTCAGCACCGGCCGGCTGTCGGTCGAGAACGTCGACGCGGGCGCCGATCTCGACTCGTCGACCGGGCCGATCGTGGTCCGCAACGTCGCCGGGGTCGTGTTCGCGCGCTCGCTGGCCGGCAGCCAGCGGTTCGAGGAGGTCTTCGGCACGCTCGACAGCCACGCCGTCGACGGCGACGTCGCGTTCGACGGCGTCCGCGGCGCCGCGCTCACGGCCCAGGTCTACGACGGCGACATCGACGGCCGGCGGGTCGCGTCGCGCCAGGTGCGGATGTCGACCATCACCGGCGCGATCGATCTCGAGGCCGAGGCCCAGGCCGGCGGCGCGCTGACGGTCACGTCGCTGCGCGGCTCGGTCGACGTGCGGGTGCGCGGCCAGGTCGGCCTGGCGGTCCGCGCGCGCGCGGGCGGCCGGCTGTCGATGACCGGCGGCACCCCGAGCGCGGCGCCCCCGACCACGGCGGATCGCTGGGTCGAGGCCCAGTACGGGCGCCGGCGCGGGCGGGCGGCGGTCAAGGTCGAGTCGCGGTTCGGCGACGTCAGCTTCAGCCTGCTCCAGCAGTAG
- a CDS encoding NUDIX hydrolase → MTTPAKTYQNPTPTVDVVIELDGRPGTVVLIERGNEPRGWALPGGFVDRGEWVADAGVREAKEETGLDVELTELFHVYSDPARDARQHTMSTVFLGRAAGAPIGGDDATGAGVFALDALPTPIAFDHATILADYAAYRASGRRPPPRR, encoded by the coding sequence ATGACCACGCCCGCCAAGACCTACCAGAACCCGACGCCGACCGTCGACGTCGTCATCGAGCTCGACGGCCGCCCCGGCACGGTCGTGCTGATCGAGCGCGGCAACGAGCCGCGCGGCTGGGCCCTGCCCGGCGGCTTCGTCGATCGCGGCGAGTGGGTCGCCGACGCCGGCGTGCGCGAGGCCAAGGAGGAGACCGGCCTCGACGTCGAGCTGACCGAGCTGTTCCACGTCTACAGCGACCCGGCCCGCGACGCCCGCCAGCACACGATGTCGACGGTGTTCCTCGGGCGGGCCGCCGGCGCGCCGATCGGCGGCGACGACGCCACCGGGGCCGGGGTGTTCGCGCTCGACGCGCTGCCGACGCCGATCGCGTTCGATCACGCGACGATCCTGGCCGACTACGCGGCGTACCGCGCCAGCGGGCGCCGGCCGCCGCCGCGGCGGTGA